Within Haematobia irritans isolate KBUSLIRL chromosome 2, ASM5000362v1, whole genome shotgun sequence, the genomic segment CTTCGCGAGCCGTTACCAGCAATCGAGCAGGTCCCTGACGTCGGGATGACCCCAGTCGTCGCCTCTTCACAAGAGGTAGTACCGACACAAAAAGTTGTCCCTCCGTCGGGGGCTGATACGGCTCCAGCTGAAGTATCTGCAACTAAGGCAGCAGAATCTTCGTCTTCCCCTACGGGGACTGCCCAAAGAAATTCGGACTCGAGCCCAAAGCTTCATTTAAACAATTGTGTGTTATGCAGGCGGAAGCATAATCTACGGTCGTGCCGCAGGTTCTTGAAAATGCGGTTGGAGCAAAGGCTGCGCACCGTAGTTCTTCATCGGGTGTGCTCCAACTGTCTGGGCAGGTCACACATGCGATCGACCTGCAATAGTCGCGAAAGGTGTCGCGAATGCGGAGAGAGCCACCATACGCTTCTGCACTCCTTCGACCAGCAACAACGTCCTTCCGCTCCATCGTCCGATTTGTCTAAGAGAAAGTCAAATTCAAGTCCGTCCGTTAATTCGTCCGCGTACTGCATTACAAATGCTACCCCCATATTTAGTCCGTTGTTAGTTTTGCAACCAACTGTTACGCTTGGTCCCACTATTGTGTTGATACTCGTCTTGTCCGGTCGTCGAATTCCCGTCCGAGCTGTCCTCGACCCATGTGCGGGGTACAGTATGATATGCAGTAGTCTTGCCCAAAGCTTACGGCTTACTTCGGCAATGACAGCGCAGAACGCCTTTTGTCCGCTGATCGTCGTATCCCGGCACAACGcggaaaataaattgattttttccgcCCGGGTGACAGATTTATCCCGTGTGGTCACCCCATCGGCGTCGGCTCCAGACTCCATACGAGAGCATTTTGAATGTCTCCAGCTGGCCGATCCAGTGTTTTATCGCCCTTCCGGGGTGGGGTTGGTCCTGGGGCCCGACGTATACGCAAGGGTTATTAAGCCTCAAATGTTTTCGAGTCCGGGATTCCCCTTGGCGCAGCTGACGATATTCGGCTGGGTGATTTCAGGGCAATGTCAACCATGAATATGTGTCGTAGGTCATCCTGGCCAATAACCCAGACACTGCAGACCCTCCGGGTCAACGGCTCTACGAGCATTTAGTTAAGAAAGAATGAAgtctggaaaaaaaattaaaagaactaataaaaaaaaaaaaaaaaaaaaaaaaaaaaaaaaaaaaattgctcaatttgaaaatgaaactgacatcgcattttatatttattttgatattaaaatattgtatGTAATGTCTATGTATTaatgaatttcaattacaacatagctggatgttgcaaggcgggcggaatgtttaagttcaaattcgtaaggtcaaaatttattcgttagatggggacttaaaatcttgtaaaatgacaatttccccctcgttagaaaatgtaccctaagctctggatgcagctctgtgctttcagcacaattcgttacatttttctaacgagtcgcgccattaccgtcttgcggcgtctaagcttttgttattattggtttctggattacgtccgtccaacgattgttttgtaaaaggtaaataataatctcccaaaaaattcaataaaattacgttttattgaaacattattgaaaagaaaaactaaatccttgtgtttttatttattttatttctcggtgctACGCATTCAATGAGTATGGGATCATTGGTGGGTTCGAACAGATTCTACCATAGGCAaagttatagatttttgttattattaatttaattattaattatttagaaagatttatgtttatttatttaaccgcactataaaaataagtaaatacgacCGTAATGTCAGGCAGGCCATGTATTAcgaagaaagttctactaaatacAAGGTATCTTGAAACCTCTTAACATTGCTTTAATGTACATGGAggtagattaaatacctatataagctaaatcagttcttgatcggttaacataaattaaataataaataaataataaaaattgctttttatggaggctacatatatttttggagcgatatgggccacttttgcaTCGTTATTAGAGGCcagttactaacaccacgtaccacatttcaactggatcgaatgaatttttcacCTCCAGAAAGCgcaggaaataaaatcgggggatcggtttggaCTAACTTTTgcctggttgttacagaccacgtatcaaatttccacCGTGGGCTACACCTAAATGTGGTCCGATATaggtcatttgcaataccatccgacctacataaatagtaGCTACTTGTACAAAGTATCCCGTCGCTCAGTGGGGTATTTGATCCCCAAACTGGTATTAATTCAAGGGAACAAcccatttacatgaaatttggcaaaacgttTGCTCTTGTTAATAGTAGTATCTCTGTCAATTTTCAAAGAGATCGTGTCAGGTATATATATAGCGCCCGTATATATAATCGTCCGATATGAGTTTACATCTCATATTACTGatgcaaattttttgaaattttgaataaacatttttttttgagtggcaaGCACTTTTACTATGTTTAGTTCAAACCTGATCGGAGTTATATATACCTCCCCATATGTACAGGGTGCCTGATATGTAATACAACAAGTGCTATACAAGGGGAGAACAAACTATAGTAACCATGAAGAGATAAAGCTgcacatatacaaaaaaataattgaaaaaggttcataatcttaaattaaaatctattttatttaaatttagtacacgaatctttgaaatgttcGTGCCTCTATCAAAGTTATAGGACCTTAAAGTAAGGCCAATTTCActtaatataaagaagaaaaaaaacgatTTAAGTGAATAATCTTTTAATTAACTATGACATTGAACCCttgtattaaagataaaaagaaatcaaaataggctaatatttatttggaggattttgcatttttggttaaaaatttatttgaaaataagaaaacatttgttgcattaaaatgtattttacaatttggatttttattcgaaatttatttatagctgtatacctgtgttgatatatcgcaaaacgtgaacgaaaattcaataaatgagaccTGTATCCTAAAGGGTGatccggtcaaaatttggtcaatataaacttgacgtatttctttcaattttgcatttaaaaaacctgagcaCCCCTcaatttgaaggtgtgtgtgtagaatgttgctcctattttgattttggaattcactcttcagttgtcaaaatgccgtccaagcaagaagagcagcgtatcaaaattttgcttgcgcatcgcgaatatccgagctactcgcacgcaaagctggcaaaatcgctaaaagttgccaaatcaacagttacaaatgtaattaaagtgtttggggaacgtttgttgacagccaggaagtctggataggggggaaattgaaaaccggaagccgctgagacgacaaagagagttgccggtagtttcaagccaaaccctaacctctctctccgagatgccgcaaataagctgggtgtatcgtctacaaccgtgcatcgagccaaaaaacgagccggactatcgacttacaagaaggtagtgactccaaatcgcgatgataaacaaaatacgacggccaaagcgcgatcccggaggctgtacacgacgatgctgacgaagtttgactgcgtggtaatggacgacgaaacctacgtcaaagccgactactagtagcttccgggacaggagttttatacggcaaaaggaaggggaaaggtagcagatattttcaagcacataaaattgtcaaagttcgcaaagaaatatctggtttggcaatccATCTGTacctgcccagcaaaaactaggtaaccacatctcattacaatttgcattaccagTAGTAAaagtgtcattacacgttgcattacattgcgatgagttataatgactaacatctaatgacaataacaaatacttcccGGTAATATTTGAtaattctcaaaatgtaatgcagttggctgttaataacttaataaaatataaaaattatatgaaaaagaatgtgtaatgtaacggtaatcctGAAGATTTTTCATTTAGGAGTATTCTtcataaatatttcataataattgtgttttaaatacaTAACCTcaccatattatatatatttattaggtatattataaagtatttcacgaatatttcacgaaccaatttttatttccattttaagcGTGAATTTAGTTCGCGTTTAGTTTTCTTAGATGAATATATTACCCCATGTTCtagtattcggaatcgcaagtcgaaagaaattacttttcttaTAAGAAAATAACAAGATACCCTCGGTCTTTAATCCAATTTCATTTTAAACATCTCATTAAAGAcaactatataatttttttgattttctatttctacaatattcgttGCTACTCAAGTATTGTTCATCTTACAGCATTACTATGCGTATTTTGATCCAATGTAATCGGCGAGTGAAGTCATTATTTTcgatttgattttctatttctacaaTACTCAAGTATTGTTTATCTTATAGCATTACTCGGCGTATTTTGATCCAAAGCAATGAAGTcattattttcgaaatttggttACCAGAGTCAATAAGTGgttattttacaaacttttgtatatctacaaataagtgattacatattaggtgaacaTATGctctaaatgcactacttatttcatggctgaaagtatgcctggggagaagtactttcttcgtaggacatgcttatataaatgtaatccgaagcgattccAATTTATAAGTGGTTATTTCTTTTTGATTGGGATTACCTACAAGAtttccgggtaatgagagtttttgctcggtgtggcttgaaaagcagcattttcataacttccgggactgtcaaccaagaaatttacgtgaaagagtgtttgaataaacgtctgctgcctttcctgaagaaacacggctgttccgtactgttttggccggatttggcatcttgccattacggtaaaaaggccatggactggtacgccgccaacaacgtgcaggtggttcccaaggacaagaaccctcccaacacgccagagctccgcccaattgagaaatactgggctattgtcaagcggaacctaaagaagaccaaaaaaactgctaaggacgagcagcagttcaagacaaactggctttctgcagcgaagaaggtggacaaggtggctgtacaaaatctgatggcaggtgtcaagcgtgaggcccggcaatttggatttggaaaagcgaaagcctaactgaatatttttcctgaattttatactaattgaacttgaaaaagaaatttaatttgattttttaaataaacgatttcaccgatttacacgcgttttcccatgaccaaattttgaccgtatcaccctttcgcTTTAAATTCACAGAGCCTAGATCTAGAGCTAgttagcttccaaaaaagtgactttatattaaaaaacaatatctcagattcaataacgaaatctttaaggaaaagtcaaaagatttgaagtcaaataaatttttctgtgtgtatgctCTCACAACAACATTACAAAACTGTATTATAACAACAACTAATATAGAAGACAAATAGAAATATCACGATCAAAACAAACGTATACAGTAAAACCAATACAGTAAAACCAATGAACCAAAAATACGTAAATTTTAAGACACCGCCAGAAACGCTGTTTCGAATACAAAACTTCACTTTTCTactgcttttttttttgttcctatggtggagggtataaagatatattctattttaaatacacTGGAAAGCGGGGAGGGAtactaatttccaaatttctggcaaatggaTGAGAATAGCGCATTACATGCTCTGGAATTAAAAtcaagaactatatctaaatataaatcatcttgcgaaataacagcaaattctagttttgaggcaaatcggattaaaaccgtgtcctgttaaaaatgttgatacaaatgtttgtttgatgattatataaaaaaactgaattttcgttcttataacaacaatgtaggtccttctttttccaattcccaaagaaggcacagaataatgCTTGTgggcattttttagaaaggaagtgcaagacattttagcatgcatgataggagaaggcatatgggaaggtgtaaggatcccaaaatcatgggtacattgttttcgtgacgatttaagttttaatttttttgcagcgaaaagaattttgtaaaaacattgagcaggtacatacgattttcattttgcgcgtcagtcgtgtgttgattgtttcttgaaatggacggagaatacggaattactgtgttctgtgttaacttatttattcagaagtgacacgtggctttatgtgaacacaaaaaaggaaagtgtaattgaaaaaatgtacctgtgttttgttctgcattttgcttatggtataatttatttttatttgcagttccatgatgtctgcgttggtacatttgatgggcacgaagtaaatatggaataattacttattgttgaaatcgaaccaaaatagagtgtgtaaaaatatgtgatgtttgcttgcacggcattataaatacaaataaacaatgaattagtttataaataaataaaaataaaataaataaagttaatttcgtgttttctattctcaagtggcgtccttttttcgacgatgaaaaaagttttttcataaagatcaaaacattttaggttgtgaccattgccttttaatggaaacaaaattctttatatcaatataataacattttagattaggagaattttatttttcttacaaccatgttcactgagccaacatggttgcaggtgaaaatgttgccgcaaaaatagctcctatcatattattgtgctctacaccgaaaaaaaagtatactattgtttacgaaaaatgaactaacccatagtaagaatgaccatgatttggcgccaaagatttttttcatctagataagttcatgattttcttataaataagtttatgtattgcatcgtattttggttcattcttactacgctgtgggaagaatgtacttacactcattcaaaatattcctgctatccggaaaaatgaacaagtttttgggaatcctatatttagaaattggtttcaaataaactgtttatcagtataattttcaaagaaactaataaattgaggaattaaaggtacaacaagcctgtatacaactaagaaatttttcgtacaatataagacaatttttcataactaccagtattttgtttcaaaaaattattattatattacataaaactatggcttatgatatacaacaaaagaaatgtttttattcgtacgctgtatgctgttacttttcggtagttactaattgcttcttcaaaagagtaatattctatgttagtagaatgaaactaattaatatcaatttccattttctatccatatgaaagatatatgccataagttgctattttcatttcatttttgtccaatttcaccgatttcgctagtttttgttgtgtggatttgcgtcataagcctctgaagttaaaaaggtatataaaatataaaaatattatcaaattcgatggtattttgatctttaacttacaagagaattttcttagagccaatagggatatcagcttagttagcattaaacagtaagaagattccaaaaaataccattagatttgctgtcatcctgcaaatgaaaattatttttaataaatagaaattttggcttttttacaaatggacgaaaaacttaccacattgaaaaaaatcatccaattactacattagtggaatcatatccatgcacaaatgggacatttttgaaatgcttctcagaatataaatgaaataaaaatattataaaattagatataatttccacttctcaatatagcatttagtatttatggtggatattaagttcgagtttagtggctaaaatcccaatttttcatgattagttttctttagaaatacatgggaacaaaattgaaccgtttttgtgttcatttaaaatttatatcaaatttttagtaatttgaggtcgctgaatccaaatttacacttgtttttttaagagctcgactttttgagatatacggttatgttcaaaattaaggcacttccgctatatatattggaataacttgaaaacaattcatcatattaaattaaaaacacagcgttctacataagcttaaaaacgattttctgttcttaatcgtgtaatccatttaaagaatataaacttaataaaaaacttgtttcgagctattctccatcaagttatatttaaatttgcatcgaaggcgtataattttatacttttcttactgatttatttctgattttagcgcctaaactcgaacttagtacacaccttaaggactcgctataacataaaaatatagactcaaaaaattgtactgtgatccagatgtagagtaaatatagatcattttattaccactcattatgaatatttttatgtaaaccaatttaaaaccgcacttattttaaattattaatagaaatatacagtttcttaatatgtgatttattttagagttatttattttttatcaatataaagtgtttttgttttctctaacatcacaccattcacttatcagtttctaaaatgttacgaaataaatgtatttttattaataaacacaaataccgcacgcaagcgcaccacgtgtgcgcttcataaatgcatcaacagaactgaatgcaccaataaaactcaaagacacaaatagtcataaaggacacatatgtaaagaaaaacaactccacacacacacatgatccctttcagatctcgctattgcaacaaaactactatcaccacaaaagataccaacaacacacattccataacatcatcgcaataacaaacacaaacaaacaaaaaaaaagatgatgcaataatttcataatttcttctcacttcaatttccagtatcacgtttattgattagttggtattctatttataggataaggtaaaatatattcaaaatttacgaggaatccataaaaaattatatacacccgtcaaggattaaattaactactttttattctactttatctaaaattttcaatgtgaggaaatatcctccaacttatagtaaaaaccgaaataagctgtaggaagccgtcatacgaatcggtactgtggttaagttaatttttactacaaaaatttttttccatacaaaaatttttcttagtaaattgtccacatttcgtagtaagatttttatattgcctatatctttttataatacaatcaacgatgcattaactattgtattggaaatttatttaaggaaaattccgtcccatttcgtagttagtgaactaaaaaacatttactgaagttttataagttttcctttagctaagttaattttcgcagtggttacgaaaaatgaactatattacagtaaattttttgaactatgtggaagttaaactggtcctaaaattaacaagacacctttttttctgtgtacgaatatgattgtgacaatcatg encodes:
- the LOC142226053 gene encoding uncharacterized protein LOC142226053 codes for the protein MENMREIVKTLPDYEDDVPMSDEEIEIIESDVASVLREPLPAIEQVPDVGMTPVVASSQEVVPTQKVVPPSGADTAPAEVSATKAAESSSSPTGTAQRNSDSSPKLHLNNCVLCRRKHNLRSCRRFLKMRLEQRLRTVVLHRVCSNCLGRSHMRSTCNSRERCRECGESHHTLLHSFDQQQRPSAPSSDLSKRKSNSSPSVNSSAYCITNATPIFSPLLVLQPTVTLGPTIVLILVLSGRRIPVRAVLDPCAGYSMICSSLAQSLRLTSAMTAQNAFCPLIVVSRHNAENKLIFSARVTDLSRVVTPSASAPDSIREHFECLQLADPVFYRPSGVGLVLGPDVYARVIKPQMFSSPGFPLAQLTIFGWVISGQCQP